Proteins from a single region of Gambusia affinis linkage group LG12, SWU_Gaff_1.0, whole genome shotgun sequence:
- the chmp5a gene encoding charged multivesicular body protein 5 isoform X2, which translates to MRDGPSKNMVKQKAMRVLKQKRMYEGQREQLAQQSFNMEQANYTIQTLKDTKTTVEAMKIGAKEMKKAYKDVKLDQIDDLQDQLEDMMEEAGEVQESLSRSYCTPDIDEEDLEAELDALGDELLLDDDTSYLDEASAAPSIPEGIPSDSKTNKDGVLVDEFGLPQIPAS; encoded by the exons ATGAGAGATGGGCCCTCAAAG AATATGGTGAAGCAGAAGGCCATGAGAGTCCTTAAGCAGAAGAGAAT gtatGAAGGTCAAAGGGAGCAGCTGGCCCAGCAGTCATTCAATATGGAGCAAGCTAACTACACAATCCAGACTTTGAAGGACACAAAAACTACA gtggaggcgatgaagatCGGTgcaaaggaaatgaaaaaagctTACAAGGACGTCAAGCTTGATCAGATCGAT GATTTACAAGACCAGCTGGAAGACATGATGGAGGAAGCCGGTGAGGTGCAGGAGTCCCTGAGCCGCAGCTACTGCACTCCAGACATCGACGAGGAGGATCTTGAAGCAG AGCTGGATGCCCTGGGGGATGAGCTCCTACTGGATGATGACACCTCCTATTTGGACGAAGCGTCGGCTGCTCCGTCTATCCCAGAAGGAATTCCCAGCGACAGCAAGACAAACAAG gaCGGGGTTTTGGTGGATGAGTTTGGCCTTCCACAGATTCCTGCCTCgtaa
- the oprk1 gene encoding kappa-type opioid receptor isoform X1 — translation MESGVVHIFKEDRCPLGQPGQCVPNFTWQPGLSDIFNYTPNGTWEAEPEPMSPIIPIIVAVYSVVFVVGLVGNCLVMYVIIRYTKMKTATNIYIFNLAVADALVTTTMPFQSTDYLLSSWPFGEVACKVFISIDYYNMFTSIFTLTMMSVDRYIAVCHPVKALDFRTPVKAKIINVIIWVLSSAAGIPAMVLGNTNTNNGTTECALQFPDPYSYWDTLMKICVFIFGFVAPLIIITVCYTLMVLRLKSVRLLSGSREKDRNLRRITRLVLVVVAVFVVCWTPIHIFILVKALSANVPETTAVMAAYFFCVALGYTNSSLNPILYAFLDENFKRCFRDFCCPGGRGHGDCHGVSRVRSTLRDHTCATEGRADGRQARPV, via the exons ATGGAGAGCGGCGTGgtgcacattttcaaagaagATCGCTGTCCCTTGGGCCAGCCGGGGCAGTGCGTCCCGAACTTCACCTGGCAGCCCGGCTTGTCGGACATCTTCAACTACACCCCGAACGGCACCTGGGAGGCGGAACCTGAGCCGATGTCACCCATCATCCCCATCATAGTCGCCGTTTACTCGGTGGTGTTTGTGGTGGGCTTGGTGGGCAACTGTTTGGTGATGTATGTCATCATTAG ATACACCAAGATGAAAACAGCCACCAACATCTACATCTTCAACCTGGCGGTGGCCGACGCCCTGGTTACCACCACCATGCCGTTCCAGAGCACTGACTACCTGCTCAGTTCCTGGCCATTTGGCGAGGTGGCATGCAAAGTCTTCATCTCCATCGACTACTACAACATGTTCACCAGTATCTTCACGCTGACGATGATGAGCGTGGATCGCTACATTGCTGTGTGTCACCCGGTCAAGGCTCTAGATTTCCGTACGCCAGTGAAGGCAAAGATCATCAATGTGATCATCTGGGTTCTGTCCTCGGCTGCTGGGATTCCTGCCATGGTCCTCGGCAACACCAACACCAACAACG GAACCACAGAATGTGCTTTACAGTTCCCTGATCCCTACAGCTATTGGGACACCCTGATGAAGATATGCGTTTTCATCTTCGGCTTTGTGGCGcccctcatcatcatcactgtctgCTACACGCTGATGGTGCTGCGACTGAAGAGCGTGCGCCTCCTGTCTGGCTCACGCGAGAAAGACCGCAACCTTCGACGGATCAcccgtctggttctggtggtggtCGCGGTATTTGTGGTGTGCTGGACCCCCATCCACATCTTCATCCTGGTCAAAGCGTTGTCAGCCAACGTGCCTGAGACCACCGCTGTCATGGCTGCCTACTTCTTCTGCGTGGCGTTGGGCTACACCAACAGCAGCCTCAACCCCATCCTTTATGCGTTCCTGGACGAGAACTTTAAGAGGTGCTTCAGAGACTTCTGCTGCCCTGGAGGGCGGGGTCATGGTGACTGTCACGGGGTGAGCAGAGTGAGGAGCACGCTTCGGGATCACACCTGTGCCACCGAAGGGAGGGCTGATGGGAGACAAGCCAGGCCCGTATGA
- the oprk1 gene encoding kappa-type opioid receptor isoform X3 translates to MKTATNIYIFNLAVADALVTTTMPFQSTDYLLSSWPFGEVACKVFISIDYYNMFTSIFTLTMMSVDRYIAVCHPVKALDFRTPVKAKIINVIIWVLSSAAGIPAMVLGNTNTNNGTTECALQFPDPYSYWDTLMKICVFIFGFVAPLIIITVCYTLMVLRLKSVRLLSGSREKDRNLRRITRLVLVVVAVFVVCWTPIHIFILVKALSANVPETTAVMAAYFFCVALGYTNSSLNPILYAFLDENFKRCFRDFCCPGGRGHGDCHGVSRVRSTLRDHTCATEGRADGRQARPV, encoded by the exons ATGAAAACAGCCACCAACATCTACATCTTCAACCTGGCGGTGGCCGACGCCCTGGTTACCACCACCATGCCGTTCCAGAGCACTGACTACCTGCTCAGTTCCTGGCCATTTGGCGAGGTGGCATGCAAAGTCTTCATCTCCATCGACTACTACAACATGTTCACCAGTATCTTCACGCTGACGATGATGAGCGTGGATCGCTACATTGCTGTGTGTCACCCGGTCAAGGCTCTAGATTTCCGTACGCCAGTGAAGGCAAAGATCATCAATGTGATCATCTGGGTTCTGTCCTCGGCTGCTGGGATTCCTGCCATGGTCCTCGGCAACACCAACACCAACAACG GAACCACAGAATGTGCTTTACAGTTCCCTGATCCCTACAGCTATTGGGACACCCTGATGAAGATATGCGTTTTCATCTTCGGCTTTGTGGCGcccctcatcatcatcactgtctgCTACACGCTGATGGTGCTGCGACTGAAGAGCGTGCGCCTCCTGTCTGGCTCACGCGAGAAAGACCGCAACCTTCGACGGATCAcccgtctggttctggtggtggtCGCGGTATTTGTGGTGTGCTGGACCCCCATCCACATCTTCATCCTGGTCAAAGCGTTGTCAGCCAACGTGCCTGAGACCACCGCTGTCATGGCTGCCTACTTCTTCTGCGTGGCGTTGGGCTACACCAACAGCAGCCTCAACCCCATCCTTTATGCGTTCCTGGACGAGAACTTTAAGAGGTGCTTCAGAGACTTCTGCTGCCCTGGAGGGCGGGGTCATGGTGACTGTCACGGGGTGAGCAGAGTGAGGAGCACGCTTCGGGATCACACCTGTGCCACCGAAGGGAGGGCTGATGGGAGACAAGCCAGGCCCGTATGA
- the oprk1 gene encoding kappa-type opioid receptor isoform X2: MESGVVHIFKEDRCPLGQPGQCVPNFTWQPGLSDIFNYTPNGTWEAEPEPMSPIIPIIVAVYSVVFVVGLVGNCLVIYTKMKTATNIYIFNLAVADALVTTTMPFQSTDYLLSSWPFGEVACKVFISIDYYNMFTSIFTLTMMSVDRYIAVCHPVKALDFRTPVKAKIINVIIWVLSSAAGIPAMVLGNTNTNNGTTECALQFPDPYSYWDTLMKICVFIFGFVAPLIIITVCYTLMVLRLKSVRLLSGSREKDRNLRRITRLVLVVVAVFVVCWTPIHIFILVKALSANVPETTAVMAAYFFCVALGYTNSSLNPILYAFLDENFKRCFRDFCCPGGRGHGDCHGVSRVRSTLRDHTCATEGRADGRQARPV; the protein is encoded by the exons ATGGAGAGCGGCGTGgtgcacattttcaaagaagATCGCTGTCCCTTGGGCCAGCCGGGGCAGTGCGTCCCGAACTTCACCTGGCAGCCCGGCTTGTCGGACATCTTCAACTACACCCCGAACGGCACCTGGGAGGCGGAACCTGAGCCGATGTCACCCATCATCCCCATCATAGTCGCCGTTTACTCGGTGGTGTTTGTGGTGGGCTTGGTGGGCAACTGTTTGGTGAT ATACACCAAGATGAAAACAGCCACCAACATCTACATCTTCAACCTGGCGGTGGCCGACGCCCTGGTTACCACCACCATGCCGTTCCAGAGCACTGACTACCTGCTCAGTTCCTGGCCATTTGGCGAGGTGGCATGCAAAGTCTTCATCTCCATCGACTACTACAACATGTTCACCAGTATCTTCACGCTGACGATGATGAGCGTGGATCGCTACATTGCTGTGTGTCACCCGGTCAAGGCTCTAGATTTCCGTACGCCAGTGAAGGCAAAGATCATCAATGTGATCATCTGGGTTCTGTCCTCGGCTGCTGGGATTCCTGCCATGGTCCTCGGCAACACCAACACCAACAACG GAACCACAGAATGTGCTTTACAGTTCCCTGATCCCTACAGCTATTGGGACACCCTGATGAAGATATGCGTTTTCATCTTCGGCTTTGTGGCGcccctcatcatcatcactgtctgCTACACGCTGATGGTGCTGCGACTGAAGAGCGTGCGCCTCCTGTCTGGCTCACGCGAGAAAGACCGCAACCTTCGACGGATCAcccgtctggttctggtggtggtCGCGGTATTTGTGGTGTGCTGGACCCCCATCCACATCTTCATCCTGGTCAAAGCGTTGTCAGCCAACGTGCCTGAGACCACCGCTGTCATGGCTGCCTACTTCTTCTGCGTGGCGTTGGGCTACACCAACAGCAGCCTCAACCCCATCCTTTATGCGTTCCTGGACGAGAACTTTAAGAGGTGCTTCAGAGACTTCTGCTGCCCTGGAGGGCGGGGTCATGGTGACTGTCACGGGGTGAGCAGAGTGAGGAGCACGCTTCGGGATCACACCTGTGCCACCGAAGGGAGGGCTGATGGGAGACAAGCCAGGCCCGTATGA
- the chmp5a gene encoding charged multivesicular body protein 5 isoform X1, with the protein MNRIFGRGKPKAPPPNLSDCISTVDARSESIEKKIGRLDAELLKYKDQLKKMRDGPSKNMVKQKAMRVLKQKRMYEGQREQLAQQSFNMEQANYTIQTLKDTKTTVEAMKIGAKEMKKAYKDVKLDQIDDLQDQLEDMMEEAGEVQESLSRSYCTPDIDEEDLEAELDALGDELLLDDDTSYLDEASAAPSIPEGIPSDSKTNKDGVLVDEFGLPQIPAS; encoded by the exons atgaacagaatattCGGACGCGGGAAGCCCAAAGCGCCTCCTCCGAACCTGTCGGACTGCATCAGCACT GTAGATGCCAGGTCAGAGtccattgaaaagaaaataggcAGGCTCGATGCCGAACTGCTGAAGTACAAAGATCAGCTGAAAAAGATGAGAGATGGGCCCTCAAAG AATATGGTGAAGCAGAAGGCCATGAGAGTCCTTAAGCAGAAGAGAAT gtatGAAGGTCAAAGGGAGCAGCTGGCCCAGCAGTCATTCAATATGGAGCAAGCTAACTACACAATCCAGACTTTGAAGGACACAAAAACTACA gtggaggcgatgaagatCGGTgcaaaggaaatgaaaaaagctTACAAGGACGTCAAGCTTGATCAGATCGAT GATTTACAAGACCAGCTGGAAGACATGATGGAGGAAGCCGGTGAGGTGCAGGAGTCCCTGAGCCGCAGCTACTGCACTCCAGACATCGACGAGGAGGATCTTGAAGCAG AGCTGGATGCCCTGGGGGATGAGCTCCTACTGGATGATGACACCTCCTATTTGGACGAAGCGTCGGCTGCTCCGTCTATCCCAGAAGGAATTCCCAGCGACAGCAAGACAAACAAG gaCGGGGTTTTGGTGGATGAGTTTGGCCTTCCACAGATTCCTGCCTCgtaa